One window from the genome of Lycium ferocissimum isolate CSIRO_LF1 unplaced genomic scaffold, AGI_CSIRO_Lferr_CH_V1 ctg16497, whole genome shotgun sequence encodes:
- the LOC132042608 gene encoding uncharacterized protein LOC132042608 — MGRYKDTEEEVPIIVEEEQNLDNLKAQGEKHEKGKAKLSGALRSLSQIFKSSPPFPQRLVRKTEDDKCLRFYDQLKQLTMNIPFMDAVQEMPGFAKYLKDLLTKKKKPLKHDTVGITHRVSAIISKTTVQKKEDPGAFTIPCTIGQQDFAKALCDNGASINLMPLEIFKRSGLGIPRPTTMRLQMADRSIKRPVGVVDDVLVQIGEFLLPADFVILDCAVDQEIPIILGRPFLATGRALMDSEKNEIKFRVNDEEVTFHASK, encoded by the coding sequence atgggtcgttacaaagaCACAGAGGAGGAAGTCCCTATTATAGTCGAAGAGGAGCAAAATCTTGATAATCTCAAGGCACAAggagaaaaacatgaaaagggGAAGGCAAAACTTTCTGGCGCTCTACGCTCTTTGAGCCAAATATTCAAATCTTCACCGCCTTTTCCTCAAAGGCTAGTGAGGAAAACAGAAGATGACAAGTGCTTGCGATTTTATGATCAACTCAAGCAATTGACGATGAACATTCCTTTCATGGACGCTGTCCAAGAAATGCCGGGGTTTGCTAAGTATTTGAAGGATCTcttaacaaagaagaagaagccattGAAACACGACACTGTGGGTATCACTCATCGTGTCAGTGCTATTATTTCCAAGACCACAGTGCAAAAAAAGGAAGATCCTGGAGCATTCACCATTCCATGCACCATAGGGCAGCAGGATTTTGCCAAGGCGTTGTGTGATAACGGAGCTAGCATCAATCTTATGCCTCTTGAGATTTTCAAGAGATCCGGATTAGGGATACCAAGGCCCACTACCATGAGGTTGCAGATGGCTGACAGATCGATCAAAAGGCCAGTTGGGGTAGTTGATGATGTTCTTGTTCAAATTGGGGAATTCCTACTGCCGGCAGATTTCGTGATTCTTGACTGTGCTGTTGATCAAGAAATTCCTATTATTCtggggagacctttccttgctacaGGGAGGGCTCTTATGGATtcagaaaagaatgaaatcaagttccgGGTTAACGATGAGGAGGTGACTTTTCACGCCAGCAAGG